In Amaranthus tricolor cultivar Red isolate AtriRed21 chromosome 3, ASM2621246v1, whole genome shotgun sequence, a single window of DNA contains:
- the LOC130807533 gene encoding uncharacterized protein LOC130807533, with amino-acid sequence MSASFQTLPNPGPPQQPGIYPTTTSTTTSASDDPNANGSDHSSGSFGMVFIVLAVILVISAIACAVGRFCGKKSNKSHKSNHPKAHKNKSHGKNEYNNNPNYNQNPNYNPNPNHNPNMNGGYNHSHMMNHHQINSQKGGNPYKQQGGGGGGSGPGGRPKNPDMEFGYRSKEGDIMLGFQPKTRTMFPNNKIANNNNNGDFRVDSMGRGGMENHRHHHGMGDPRDFP; translated from the coding sequence ATGTCTgcttcatttcaaactcttccAAATCCCGGGCCGCCTCAGCAGCCCGGAATTTACCCAACTACTACTTCCACTACCACATCCGCAAGTGATGATCCGAACGCAAACGGGTCGGATCATTCAAGTGGGTCATTTGGTATGGTTTTTATTGTCCTTGCGGTAATTCTAGTAATCTCAGCTATTGCATGTGCCGTAGGCCGATTTTGTGGTAAAAAGTCTAATAAATCCCACAAATCAAATCATCCAAAGGCTCATAAAAATAAGAGCCATGGGAAAAATGAATATAACAATAACCCAAACTACAACCAGAACCCCAACTATAACCCGAACCCGAATCATAACCCGAACATGAATGGTGGGTATAACCATAGCCACATGATGAACCACCACCAAATCAATAGCCAAAAAGGCGGAAATCCTTACAAGCAACAGGGTGGAGGGGGTGGTGGAAGTGGGCCGGGTGGGCGTCCAAAAAACCCGGATATGGAATTCGGGTATAGGTCCAAAGAAGGTGATATCATGCTAGGGTTTCAACCAAAGACCCGGACAATGTTTCCTAATAACAAAAttgctaataataataataatggtgatTTTAGAGTTGATAGTATGGGAAGAGGAGGTATGgaaaatcatcgtcatcatcatggAATGGGGGATCCTAGAGATTTTCCTTAg